Below is a window of Streptomyces genisteinicus DNA.
CTGCGCCACCCCCACCGGGTCGCCTCGCTCGCCCTGGTCGCCGCCTCGCCCCGCTTCGGCACCGCCGACGAGTTCCGCCAGCGCGGCGTCGTCGTGCGCACCAACGGCCTCGACCCCATGGCGCGCAGCGCGCCGGAGCGCTGGTTCACCGCCGGCTTCGCCGCCGCGCAGCCCGCGATCGTCGAGTGGGCGGTGCAGATGGTGCGCACCACCGACCCCGGCTGCTACATCGCCGCCTGCGAGGCGCTGGCCGCCTTCGACGTCCGGGCGGACCTCGGGCGCGTCGGCGTGCCCACCCTGGTGCTCGTGGGCTCCGAGGACCAGGTGACCGGCCCCGCCGAGGCCCGCACGCTGGTCGCCGGGATACCCGACGCACGCCTCGCGCTCGTCCCCGGCGCCTCGCACCTCGCCCCCGTCGAGCAGCCCGCCGCCGTCACGGACCTGCTCGCCCACCACTTCGCCACCTCCTGGCACGACACCCTCACCGCGGTCCCCGTCATCCAGAGCGCCGCGCCGGCCACCTCGGCGCCCGTGCTGCCGGTGGCCGAGATCGCGCCCGCCGCGCCCGAGCAGCCGCAGCAGACGCCCGCCGGCCGGCCCGACCCCTACGACATGGGCATGAAGATCCGCCGGGAAGTGCTCGGCGACGCCCACGTGGACCGGGCGACGGACACCGCCGACGCCTTCACCGGCGACTTCCAGGAGCTGGTCACGCGCTACGCCTGGGGTGACGTCTGGTCCCGGGAGGGCCTGGACCGCCGGACCCGCAGCTGCGTCACGCTGACCGCGCTGCTGGCCGGCGGCCATCTCGACGACCTCGCCGTCCACACCCGCGCCGCGCTCCGCAACGGACTGACACCGGCCGAGATCCGGGAGGTGTTCCTGCACGCCGCGGTCTACTGCGGCGTCCCCGCGGCGAACGCGGCGTTCCGTGTCGCCCAGGCCGTGATCCGTGAGGAGACCACCCCCCGCGCGTAGCGGGAGACCCCCCGGGCGTGCCGCGGGCGGGACGGCCGGACCCTCCGGCGCGTGGCGGCCCTCCGGCGTGCTGCGGGCGGCCCCGCGGCGCGTGGCGGGCAGCCCTCCGGCGCGTGGCGGCCCTCGGAGTGCGACAGCCGGACCCTCCGGCGCGTGGCGCAGGACCGCTCCCGCCGCGTAGCAGGATGGACGCATGAGGATCGTCAAGCAGACCCACGCCTGTGTCCGGCTGGAGAAGGACGGGCGCACGCTCGTCATCGACCCCGGCGGTTTCAGCGAGCAGGACGCCGCCGCCGGGGCCGACGTCCTGCTCGTCACCCACGAGCACCCCGACCATTTCGACGAGGGACGGCTGCGGGCGGCGCTGGAGGCGAACCCGGCCGCCGAGCTGTGGACCCTGCGCAGCGTCGCGGAACGGATGGCGCCCGCGTTCGCGGGCCGGGTGCACACCGTCGGCGACGGCGACGCCTTCGAGGCGGCGGGCTTCGCCGTCGAGGTGCACGGGCAGCTGCACGCCGTGATCCACCCGGACATCCCGCGGATCACGAACGTGGGCTACTTCGTCGACGGCGCCGTCTTCCACCCCGGCGACGCGCTCACCGTCCCCGGCCGGCCGGTCGAGACCCTGATGCTGCCGGTGCACGCGCCCTGGAACAAGATCTCCGAGGTCATCGACTACGTGCGCGAGGTCGCGCCCCGCCGGGCCATCGACATCCACGACGCCCTGCTCACCGATCTGGCCCGGCCGATCTACGACCGGCAGATCGGCGCGCTCGGCGGAGCCGACCACGGCCGGCTCGCCCCGGGGGAGTCCCGCGAGCTCGGCGGCCCCGCCTGACCGTCCCGCACGACCGGTACCGCCGCACCGGCGTGCGCCCCTGCGCACGGCGCGGGTCCGCACCTCCCGCCCCGCTTCCGCACCCGCCGTCCCGCCTCCGCGGCACCCCCGCCGGCGGTGCCGCGGCTCCCCGCCCCGCCACCGGGGGCGGGGAGGCCCGGCGGGCGGTGGCGGGGCCGCCGCGCGGAGGGCGGGAGTGTCCGACCCCGCCAGTAGGCTTGCGCCATGCGCATCGCCACATGGAACGTCAACTCGATCACCGCCCGGCTGCCCCGGCTGCTGGCCTGGCTGGAGAGCAGCGGCACGGACGTGCTCTGCGTCCAGGAGACCAAGTGCACCGAGGAGCAGTTCCCGGCCGACGCCCTGCGGGAGCTGGGTTACGAGTCCGCCGTCCACGCGACCGGCCGGTGGAACGGCGTGGCGATCGTGTCCCGCGTGGGCCTCGACGACGTGGTCAAGGGTCTGCCCGGCGGTCCGGAGTACGAGGGCGCCCTGGAGCCCCGCGCCGTCTCGGCGACCTGCGGCCCCGCCCGCGTCTGGTCCGTCTACGTACCGAACGGCCGGGAGGTCGCCCACGACCACTACGGCTACAAGCTCCACTGGCTGGAGGCGCTGTCCGCCGCCGTCGCCGGGGACGCCGCCGGCGACCGGCCGTTCGCGGTGATGGGCGACTACAACATCGCCCCCACCGACGACGACGTGTGGGACACCGCCGCCTTCGAGGGCCTCACCCACGTCACCGTGCCCGAGCGCGCCGCGCTCGCCGCGCTGCGCGAGCGCGGGCTGAGCGACGTCGTCCCGCGCCCGCTGAAGTACGACCACCCCTTCACGTACTGGGACTACCGGCAGCTGTGCTTCCCGAAGAACCGGGGCATGCGCATCGACCTCGTCTACGGCAACGCGGCGTTCACCGGTGCCGTCAAGGACAGTTACGTCGACCGCGAGGAGCGGAAGGGCAAGGGCGCGTCGGACCACGCACCGGTCGTTGTCGACCTGGACACGTAGGGTTCACCGGAGCGCGCCCTGTGGTGCACCGGGCGGTGGGGATGCGAGGCTGAACGGTATGAACATCCCTTTCTTGGACAACTGGCTCAGGCGCCACGCCGATGACGGGGAGCGCGACGGGCCCGTCACGGCCCAGGACGGCGACCCCGAGCGCGCCGAGGCGATCACCGAGCTGCTGTCCGAGTGCGAGCTGCTGCGGGCGCGTGCCAAGCAGGCCGGGCTCGAACTGGACGATTCCCCGGGGTCGTTGTCGGCGCTCGACCAGCTGCCGCCGCGCTGGCGCGACGACCCCGAGGAACTCCCCTGGCTGGGCAACGACGCCGGCCTCTACCTGGGCACCGTGATCGTGCGCACCGTCCCGGGAGCGGCCTGGCACATCTGGCCCGGCGGCCACCCGGTCGTCCGGCTGGCGTCGGGCCGCGAGATCGGCGTGGTGGAGGCCGGCCTGGACTGGGCGGTCAACGGCGCACCCGAGCTCTCCCACGTGTACGCGGAGGCCGCCGAGGCGTGAGCGCCCGGTGGCCGTCCGCGGTGCGGGGCTGAGCGCCCGGGGCCCGCGGGGCGCGCGTCCGGTCCCTCCGGGGCCGGACGGGGAGCGGGGATATTCTCGCCTCATACGCCTTATCCGCCCCTTATGCGTGTCGGCTGCGAAGTGCCTTTCCCGCCTGGATAGTTTGCGATCACCGCGACACAGCGACCAGGGGCAGGGCAGTGTATGGCCGTCGATCCGTTGATCGAGCTGCGTGACGTCAACAAGCACTTCGGACAGTTGCACGTCCTCAAGGACATCGACCTCACCGTCGGCCGCGGCGAGGTGGTGGTGGTCATCGGGCCGTCCGGCTCGGGGAAGTCCACCCTGTGCCGTGCCGTCAACGGCCTGGAGGACGTCGAGTCCGGCACGATCCTGATCGACGGCCGGCCGCTGCCCCCGGAGGGCCGTGAACTCGCCCGGCTGCGCGCCGACGTCGGCATGGTCTTCCAGTCGTTCAACCTCTTCGCCCACCGGACGGTGCTGTCGAACGTCGCCCTCGGACCGGTCAAGGTCCGCGGCCGCGCGAAGGCCGACGCCGAGCGCCGGGCCCGCGAACTGCTCGACCGGGTCGGCCTCGCCGACCAGGCGGACAAGTACCCCGCGCAGCTGTCCGGCGGCCAGCAGCAGCGCGTCGCCATCGCCCGGGCGCTCGCGATGGACCCCAAGGTCATGCTCTTCGACGAGCCGACGTCCGCACTCGACCCGGAGATGATCAACGAGGTGCTGGAAGTGATGCAGGGGCTCGCCGCCGAGGGCATGACGATGATCGTGGTCACCCACGAGATGGGCTTCGCCCGCTCGGCGGCCAACCGCGTGGTCTTCATGGCGGACGGCCGCATCGTCGAGGACCGCTCCCCGGACGACTTCTTCACCCGCCCGGAGAGCGACCGGGCCAAGGACTTCCTCTCCAAGATCCTCAAGCACTGAGGGGGACGTCCATGCCGCTCACGAGGTGTCCGTTACCGTCCGCCCGCCTGCCGTGCGCGAAGCGGACTACGATGTGCCGTTCATCCCCGTGGTGATGGTGCGGCCGCCCCCGGTCCCCCCGACAGGGGGACAGAAGGGGCAGCAGCTCATGGGGCATCGCCCTTCCCTGCCCGGAGCAGGGACCGGAGGCAGCCGGTGATCACTCCCCGTGCGGCGGACCCGTCCGAACGACGGTCCGCCCGCCGGCGAGGAGAAGGTCAGCTGCCGACCGGACGGGTTGTGCTCGATGCAGGCCGGCACACGGTGCACCACCGGCCGGCTTGCCGAGGCCGAGCGGGCCCCGCGCCGTCGATTCGGACGGCGTGGGGCGCCGCTCTCCTTGGCGCACTCCGGGGGCGCGCATGAGCGCGTACCGCGGGGGTGCGTGCGCCGGTCCGCCCGTACCGCGAGGGGTACGTGCGGCGCCCGGCGCGCGCGTGTCAGGCGGACGCGGCGCGGTGCGAGGCGCGCGCGCCGGGCAGCTCCGTCTGCGCCTGCCGGGTCACGTCCGCGACGAGCTCGACCACGTCGGGGCCGTACGCCTGGGAGTTGACCACCTTCAGCAGCAGCACGAACGAGCCGGTCCCGTGCTTGCGTGCCAGCTTCTCGTGGTGGCGGGCCAGATAGCGGGTGGCGGCCTGATTGGTGATGGCGCGCTGACCGCAGAAGAGGAAGACGGGCCGGGTGTCCTGACCGCTCGTCAGCCGGGCGAGCAGCACGTACTCGGTCGTCCCGGGCTCCATCCGGTAGCGCTCCGAGCCGATCTGGAACGCGCCCTGGTCGGGTCCCGGCTCGGCGTCCGTGTTCATCGTCACCCCGGGCAGCAGCGAGTGCAGATGGGCGGCCATCCGCCGGTTCGACACCGGCCCGCCGACGCAGAACTCGGTGCGCTCGCCGAAGCCCTGCTGGGCTATGTCGTGCCAGATGATCTGGGCATGGGCGCCGCAGCCCTTGACCAGAGCCGAGAGTTCGAGCAGCGCGAACACGTCGAACCGGTGC
It encodes the following:
- the pcaC gene encoding 4-carboxymuconolactone decarboxylase: MSEIPPNTLQYRVDGPDDAPVLVLGPSLGTTWHMWDRQIAELAERWRLIRFDLPGHGGAPARPAGSVTELAERLLATLDGLGVRRFGYAGCSIGGAVGLELALRHPHRVASLALVAASPRFGTADEFRQRGVVVRTNGLDPMARSAPERWFTAGFAAAQPAIVEWAVQMVRTTDPGCYIAACEALAAFDVRADLGRVGVPTLVLVGSEDQVTGPAEARTLVAGIPDARLALVPGASHLAPVEQPAAVTDLLAHHFATSWHDTLTAVPVIQSAAPATSAPVLPVAEIAPAAPEQPQQTPAGRPDPYDMGMKIRREVLGDAHVDRATDTADAFTGDFQELVTRYAWGDVWSREGLDRRTRSCVTLTALLAGGHLDDLAVHTRAALRNGLTPAEIREVFLHAAVYCGVPAANAAFRVAQAVIREETTPRA
- a CDS encoding MBL fold metallo-hydrolase, producing the protein MRIVKQTHACVRLEKDGRTLVIDPGGFSEQDAAAGADVLLVTHEHPDHFDEGRLRAALEANPAAELWTLRSVAERMAPAFAGRVHTVGDGDAFEAAGFAVEVHGQLHAVIHPDIPRITNVGYFVDGAVFHPGDALTVPGRPVETLMLPVHAPWNKISEVIDYVREVAPRRAIDIHDALLTDLARPIYDRQIGALGGADHGRLAPGESRELGGPA
- a CDS encoding exodeoxyribonuclease III, giving the protein MRIATWNVNSITARLPRLLAWLESSGTDVLCVQETKCTEEQFPADALRELGYESAVHATGRWNGVAIVSRVGLDDVVKGLPGGPEYEGALEPRAVSATCGPARVWSVYVPNGREVAHDHYGYKLHWLEALSAAVAGDAAGDRPFAVMGDYNIAPTDDDVWDTAAFEGLTHVTVPERAALAALRERGLSDVVPRPLKYDHPFTYWDYRQLCFPKNRGMRIDLVYGNAAFTGAVKDSYVDREERKGKGASDHAPVVVDLDT
- a CDS encoding DUF6278 family protein codes for the protein MNIPFLDNWLRRHADDGERDGPVTAQDGDPERAEAITELLSECELLRARAKQAGLELDDSPGSLSALDQLPPRWRDDPEELPWLGNDAGLYLGTVIVRTVPGAAWHIWPGGHPVVRLASGREIGVVEAGLDWAVNGAPELSHVYAEAAEA
- a CDS encoding amino acid ABC transporter ATP-binding protein encodes the protein MAVDPLIELRDVNKHFGQLHVLKDIDLTVGRGEVVVVIGPSGSGKSTLCRAVNGLEDVESGTILIDGRPLPPEGRELARLRADVGMVFQSFNLFAHRTVLSNVALGPVKVRGRAKADAERRARELLDRVGLADQADKYPAQLSGGQQQRVAIARALAMDPKVMLFDEPTSALDPEMINEVLEVMQGLAAEGMTMIVVTHEMGFARSAANRVVFMADGRIVEDRSPDDFFTRPESDRAKDFLSKILKH